A single window of Haliotis asinina isolate JCU_RB_2024 chromosome 5, JCU_Hal_asi_v2, whole genome shotgun sequence DNA harbors:
- the LOC137283854 gene encoding uncharacterized protein produces the protein MELTEPVLYIVLVTLHILIVTCTRNGTEDISSVSHPSNIVTMVPGVSRHKQQLTDLAVKNSSSDSAPPFRFPLKPGSKGLTSLTSARKKKPEYGNVPTQSLVVGLIFGALSVIGIIIAILVIKFRICKGARVAAAAEARPCSGGEEQ, from the exons ATGGAACTGACTGAGCCTGTTCTCTACATCGTATTGGTAACATTGCACATcctt ATTGTGACGTGCACGCGGAATGGCACAGAAGACATTTCATCAGTTTCACACCCATCTAACATTGTTACCATGGTGCCAGGTGTCAGTCGTCATAAACAACAGCTTACGGATCTGGCTGTCAAGAACAGTTCTAGTGACAGTGCCCCTCCCTTCAGGTTCCCGTTAAAACCCGGATCAAAAGGGTTGACATCCTTAACGTCTGCTCGTAAGAAGAAACCTGAG TATGGAAACGTTCCGACCCAGTCTCTTGTTGTTGGGCTTATATTCGGTGCGCTGTCGGTAATTGGGATTATCATCGCAATACTTGTCATAAAATT TCGTATTTGTAAGGGGGCACGCGTGGCAGCAGCGGCAGAGGCAAGACCTTGCTCTGGGGGAGAAGAACAATGA